AGACCATGCAGAACGTCGTGCTGCTGCCGCATATCGGCTCGGCCTCGGTGGTGACGCGCAACGCGATGGACCAGCTCGTGGTCGACAATCTCAAGTCATGGTTCTCAGGCAAGGCGCCGCTGACGCCGGTTGTGGAAACGCCGTTCAGGGGGCGCTGATGAGAGCTCTTCGGGGCGTTGCATTCGCCGTCGCGGCCTGCTTGGCTGCGATCGGCATCGCGCATGCGCAGGATGCGACGACCCTGAAGAAGTCGATGCCCGGGCAATGGGAGCTCTCGACCACCGAGCGCAGCAAGACCTGCGTCGTCACCCTCAAGGGCGACGCCACAGGCCAGGGCTTCAAGCTGGAGCTCGAACCCGCCTGCAAGACCGCGCTACCCTTCACCAAGGACATCGTCGCCTGGAGCGTCAGGGGGCTCGACATCGTCCGCTTGCAGGACGCAACCGGTGAAGCCGTGATCGACTTCACCGAGGTCGAGGCCGGCATCTTCGAGGGCCTGCGCCAGGGCGAGGGCGTCTACATCCTGCAGGATCTCGCCGCCGCCCGCTCGATGGCCAAGTCGATGGACCAGATGATCGGCGATTGGTCGATGGTGCGCGGCAATGGCCAGCCGGTGTGCGGGCTGACGCTGACCAACACCGAGGCGGGTCCCGACAATTTCCAGGTCTTCCTCAAGCCGAGATGCGACGCGGCAATCGCCCAGTTCAACCCGACGCAATGGCGGCTCGAGCGCGGCCAGATCATCCTGATGTCGAAATCAGGAGATGCCTGGCAGTTCGAGGCCGACGACAACGCGCAGTGGCGGCGTGTCCCCGACACCGCCGATCCCCTGATCATGCTGCGTCAGTAGGCAGCCCACCGCTGCCGGTTGACGGCAAGCGAATGCGGAACCTGCCGACAGGGCATCCCGTTGACGGAAGGGGCAATCCCGTTGGGAGATCCGGCATGGCCAAGCGCGTCCTCGCGATCGGCATCGAACCCGGCAATGCGGATTACAGCGCATTCCCGCAGCTCACGCCCGATCATGTCCGCAGCTACATCGAGGCCCAGCTCCTGCGCCTGCGCGGTCTCGGCTTTGAGGTCACGAGCTGCCTGATCGATCTCGATGCAGCCGCCGAGGCCGCCGTGACGGCGGCGTTGCGCGACGAGCGCTTCGACTGCATCGTGATCGGCGCAGGGCTGCGCGAGCCGAAGGAACGTCTGCTGCTGTTCGAGAAGGTGCTCAACCTCGTCCACCGCCTCGCGCCGGAGGCCGCGATCTGCTTCAACACCACGCCCGCCGACACCGCCGAGGCCGTGCAGCGCTGGATCGATCCCTGAGAGGACGCGCTCGCGCTTGTCGCGAGATCGCGTGCATCAGTTCGTCAGCGCAACCAACCGTTGACGCCTTCGGTTTTGTGGCGCAATCATGCACGCGTTATCAGGGGTGGGAATCTTCATGTTCAGACTTGTTTTGCTGCTCGTCTGCGTGGCGACGCTTGCGGGCTGCGATGCCATAAGCACGGTGACGGATGGATTCAAGCAGGCGAAGGCGGTGGAGGCTGACCTTGAACAATCGACCGGGGTCAAGCCGGCGGTCGGCTTCAATTGGCACAATGGGAGGCTGGTGTCGGTGACGGTTCAATTCCCGCGTCCCTATGAAGACAGGCCGCTGAACGAACTCGCGGGACTCGTTCGCGACGCTGTCACCAAGGATTTCAAGCAGACACCCGAAAGGATCGTGCTCGCCTTCGCGGTCGCCAAGTGAGGCCGACGCGACCGGCATCCCACGCGGGGCGGGGACCACGGCGACATCCCACCGCTTTGGGACGGACGGAAGGCGATTTGATCTGGCCCGAATCCGCTTCCGGCGCTAGAACTCGCCTCACCACAGGGAGGGCGAGCATGCTTCGAGGTCTGCGCATTGGAAGTTTGGGAGTAGCGGCGTGCCTGACGGTTGCGATGGCGATGCCGGTCCGTGAAGCTGCGGCCCAGGATGCTCTTGGCGGCGCGATCATTGGCGGCGTCGGTGGGGCGATCCTCGGTGGCGCGCTCGGCGGAGGCCGTGGAGCTGCAATCGGCGCCGTGGTCGGCGCCGGCACGGGCGCCGCGATCGCCTCCGAGGGCGAGCGCCGCCGCTCCGGCTATTACGCCTATCAGCGCGGCTGCTACATGCAGCGCCCCGACGGCTACTATGTCCGGGTCGATCACAGATATTGCTACTGAGCTGACGCGAGCGGCCGCGCTCCAGAGCATGATCCGGAAAAGGGTGCAGCGGTTTTCCCTCGCGACAAGCGCGGAACGCGTTTGCGCGGAGAACATGCTCAAACAACAACCTAAAGCGCGATGGCGATTTATCCCGATCTCATCGCGCTCTAGGTCTTCGCCGCTGCTTCCGGCATGATCTGGAGCAGCGGCTCTGG
This genomic stretch from Bradyrhizobium sp. CCGB12 harbors:
- a CDS encoding AprI/Inh family metalloprotease inhibitor, which codes for MRALRGVAFAVAACLAAIGIAHAQDATTLKKSMPGQWELSTTERSKTCVVTLKGDATGQGFKLELEPACKTALPFTKDIVAWSVRGLDIVRLQDATGEAVIDFTEVEAGIFEGLRQGEGVYILQDLAAARSMAKSMDQMIGDWSMVRGNGQPVCGLTLTNTEAGPDNFQVFLKPRCDAAIAQFNPTQWRLERGQIILMSKSGDAWQFEADDNAQWRRVPDTADPLIMLRQ